The genomic window GGTTTTGTTTGTCATTGCGAGGAGGCGTAGCCGACGTGGCAATCTGAGAGGTGAGGTATATTCTTCCCTACACACAGATTGCTTCGCCTTCCGACTCTGTCGGAATGGTCTCGCAATGACACCGCCAACCAAAACCGAATAATACCGGAAGGATTGACATTTGCCAGTTGGCGAATTATAATAATAAATATGGACAGTGATGACAAAAATCATCTCGGGGGAATAATCAAGCAGCAGCGAATCTCGTTGTCGCTGACACTCCAGGAGATAGCTGCCAGGTCAGGGGTGTCAGCATCCCACCTCGGCCGTATTGAGCGGGGAGAACGTTTCCCCTCCGCCCACATCCTCCAGAAAATTGCCAGGCCTCTGGGATTTGAGGAAGACGAGATCTTTACTCTGGCTGGCTACCTGTCCCCACAGTCATCCATGGTCGCCGAGAAGCAGCCGGGTTACACCACCGAAAGGCTGGACCCTTATGTCAGCAGAGTATTAGCCCAGGAACCGGTGGAAACGCAGCGCGCTGTTATCGGGATCCTGGCTATCCTGAAAAGCATCGCGAAGGGCACGGTTCGAGGCCAGGACTGACAGCCATTCAGGAACTGAAGCCGCCCGCTTGTGAATCAGTCCTTTTCTCTATGGTAGCCAGTCCGCTCACCATTTTGTAGTATTCTCAAACATAAACGGCTGCCACCACCGCCTCTTTAGCATTGTGGTCATCAAAAAAGACGGCTGCCACCTTCCTGCCCAGTGCCATCTCCGCCGCCGGTATGTTGCGGGCGACGGCAACACCTTCCAGATAGACCTTCTGGCTGCCGGCAAGCTGCACCGTAGCCGTATAGCTGCCCGAATCAAAACTCTTCAATATTCCTTTGCGCACATTCATTCCGACCTTACCATCTCCTCTCGATATTTTAACCTTGCCCCCTATCTTTTTATGAAGGGTTTTCCCTCAAAAGTGCCGTATCGATTACACTATCCCGAGCAATATTCTCTGCTCGTATTCACCCCTGCCAGGCTTGTAAACCGAGTTCAGTCCCAGCACCCTCTTCTTCTCCGCGCTGAGTCCGGCCCGGCTATCGGTGATATCAATGACATCATACAACTGCTGCCCGCAGTTGAGCGGTACCCGGATAGCGCCGCTGCCTGAGGCTATCTCAGCTTCTCTCAAGTAAGCCTCACCCCTCTCCTCAGCCCCGGTCACACTACCAATGTTCCGGTCTTCAATCCGGGCCAACCGGTCATAAAAGCTGTCTATTTGACTCCAGGAGAAGGAGTCCACAACCACCGGCGCATCTCCTGTGGAGTCGTAACCCTCAACCTGAACCCGGTTAATCTTCCAGCTTTCTTCACGGTAGCTACCTTCTAAAACAGGGTGCGTCTGCCCGTAGGAATAGACCGAGATGTCAGAGGACTGCGGGTTCACGACATAGGCTTTATTGCCTTCAATAAAGATTACATCCGGGACAAAAGAGAGCAATTTAGCAACGATGATGTCACCACGGTTACCGGCATGGAGCGCAAAGTCAGGATAGTATCCGGTAATAACCGATGACTGGGACTTTACCTCCAGCTTCAAGCCCGCCCTGGCCAGAATAAACTCGAGGATTTGTTTGACACTCATCTCGTTTGAGGACTTGTTCCAGCGAAACTGGTGCCTGGCTGTCCAGTGGTTTATCTGTCCCCAGCCATCAAGGGCATGGAGCCAGAGGCTGGCTTTGCCTCCGGAGCTGGTATACTCGCAGGCTTCCAGAATAAAGGTCTGCCCCGAGCTGACCTCATTTCCCTGGGAAGTAACATAGCCGGGGTTAACTTCCAGCTGGCAGCCGATAGCCAGCGGTGACGGCAGCGAGGCATAGCGCCCGTCATCATTGCGGAGTTCCACGGTCAGCTTACACTGGTCCGGGCCGACCTCCTGCCTTACTGACAGAACATCGGCGGTCAGGTCGGTACTAACCTCGCTCAAACTGGCCCGCCATACGCCATAGGGAGCGCACAGCCAGCAATAATCACCGTGGTGAGCAATCGCCAGTCCATATTCCGCGGACAGGTTAAAGGGTACCGGTTCCCGCCACAGGTTTTCCACGAAGCCGGCACCGGGAACGGAGCCGGACCAGAAGGGACGGTCGCAGGCTTCGGTACCGCTGAAACTCTCCACGTAAAAGCAGCGGTAGTCATCCGGTTTGGCCATGAATACCCGGTGGTAGACAAAATCACCGTCCGCGGGGGCCGAGGCGAACTCCTCAAGGGCTGCCCAGGTACCTGAAGCCACATCACCACCATCGCCGTAGACCAGGCTCCACAGTTTGAAATTTCCGGCTGAGTCCAGCCCGCTCACCAGCAGGTTCCAATCAGCATCATAGACCGCGGCAACACCGGAGAGGTCACCGGTAGTCTTGTCCCAGGCAACCTTCGACTGCCAGCTACCCCCGACACGCTTTTTCACGTAGAGGGTGGACTGGTCAGTGAAGAAAATAGCCAGGTCGCCATCAGGCTTATAGGCTGCCGCCAGCCCGTACACAGCGGTGGTGGGAGAGTAATCAATAAGCTCGGGGCTACCCCAGCTGGCACCATAATCAGTGCTCTTGATGCGCCTTATTTCCCGGCTGGAGTTTATCCAGAAAATGGAGACCTCAGCCCCCTGAGCCGCCGCGGCGACGACGATACAGTTATACTGACTGGCATAAGTCCAGCTACTGAAATCCGATGCAGGGCCGGGGTTAGCCACTCTCTGTCTGTACAGTTTCCGGCCATCACCGGGGGGCGTTATCCTGGCTCTGACCATGGAACCATCGCCGGGCATGGTCAGGGCATGGAAATAATCGTCCTCACTGCCGGTATACAGTCTCTCCCAGTCCAGCCTGACCATTCCGGCAATCATGTTCCTGGCTTTCACCTCAAGATAAGGGGTACGGGTCGCTTCCTTCTGGGCTGCCAGTAATGTGGATGTTAGAGTTCTCATCGCTAATTTGCCTCAAATCCCAAATGCTGATTCCTTAAATCTCAGGATTTAGATATTAGTATTTGGTGCCTTTCCTACGGCCCGTAATCGGTTGATTTAGCGTTCGATGGATAATAGGGTCTATAAAGAGAGCGAGTTCTCACCCGGTTTCTCCGTCCCAGCCGCTTCAGTTCCGCCTTAAAACAATTCAGTTTTTCCCTACCCCAGGCAAGGAACTCTGCAGAGGTCGGGCTGCCCCCGATACTTACCCGGTTGACGGCATAGATTGCCCACTCAACGGCGGCGTAACCGGTGGCGCCGGCGGCAAGCATATCTTCATACACGGCGGAGATAGTAGAGCTGGTAGCATCAAGGGTATGAAGTTTACCATAGTATATGTAAGCGTTGGAACCATCGGGCATCTCATCTCCAAGTAAGGTCAGGGTATCCGCCCAGAGGCTGAAGCGCTGGTATTTTTTGGGGAACTTGTCCACCGGGTACTCCACCGCTTCGACCACGATTCGGTCAGTGATGGTGGATAAAGCAATCTCTCTGGAGCCTGATGTGGTTGCTTTGGTTGTCTTCTGCTCATACGGGATAGCCTCTGAAAAGTCCTTCACCGCGTGAGCGATATGGCGGTCAAGTTCATTATCAGTCCAGCGATAGTTAGTCGCGTCCTCATCATGGAGGTCACGCCTGACGATGGCTCTCATATCAGCTAGATTCATACTTCTTCATCCTTTACTGTATTCTTCGGTTATCTGACACGGATGCACCGTACCTTCATCATGCGAGCAATTGTGCTTGCTTACCTTTCCTTTCAGGACAGGAATAGCATCGAGTTTATTCTTGATAAGGG from Dehalococcoidales bacterium includes these protein-coding regions:
- a CDS encoding helix-turn-helix transcriptional regulator, with the translated sequence MDSDDKNHLGGIIKQQRISLSLTLQEIAARSGVSASHLGRIERGERFPSAHILQKIARPLGFEEDEIFTLAGYLSPQSSMVAEKQPGYTTERLDPYVSRVLAQEPVETQRAVIGILAILKSIAKGTVRGQD